A single genomic interval of Anopheles marshallii chromosome 2, idAnoMarsDA_429_01, whole genome shotgun sequence harbors:
- the LOC128719069 gene encoding transcription initiation factor TFIID subunit 6-like yields the protein MGDRDKTMYGSTLSLESMKVIAESIGVGSLPDDAAKELADDVSFKLKQIVQDAVKFMHHSKRMKLSIADIDHSLKVRNIEPQYGFVARDFIPFRFASGGGRELHFIEEKEVDLTEVVQGQSPKIPLEASLRAHWLAVEGVQPTVPENPPPLSKDVQALDSVNPAHKLDKTNLKDTTGKPTINKHKLKNSETVQVKQLAQHELSVEQQLYYKEITEACVGSDEARRAEALTSLSSDPGLHEMLPRMCTFIAEGVKVNVVQNNLALLIYLMRMVRALLDNPALYLEKYLHELIPCVSTCIVSRQLCMRPELDNHWALRDFAARLMAQICKTFNTSTNNLQTRVTRLFSAALQNDKTPLSSMYGALQGLSELGTEVTKVFIIPRLKFISERVEPLLQGITSNISNTDKIAAGHIRTMLLKGVPPILKTLRNPPDLVEDYKRDYGCLGQTLHQAVVKARSASPSSGAPGSGGPSGTSSAPSVTTSITVSTSSNSSNTIVLSAAPPSRPHTPQSSTIAKTMAATASIQRPATATGGSGMAQVQSQQKFVIVPQRTQTPSPSQDDFVGPIIQRQSSVSSGTPIATTGTAVQLQSSMIKLESGTLATGPNVPSASGTAIGQKVVIINQSQTGPAANIIAKPTAYIPTGTGGNMQEVQDDIIQVPPELDDLSHLE from the exons ATGGGCGACCGCGATAAAACTATGTACGGTTCCACACTTTCGCTCGAATCGATGAAGGTTATTGCGGAGAGCATCGGCGTCGGTAGCCTGCCGGATGATGCAGCCAAAGAACTGGCGGACGATGTATCCTTCAAGCTGAAGCAGATTGTGCAGGACGCCGTCAAGTTTATGCATCACTCGAAGCGCATGAAGCTATCCATCGCCGACATTGACCATTCGCTGAAGGTACGAAACATCGAGCCACAGTACGGCTTTGTGGCACGTGATTTCATTCCCTTCCGCTTCGCTTCTGGCGGTGGACGGGAGTTGCATTTCATCGAGGAGAAGGAAGTCGACTTGACGGAGGTGGTGCAGGGCCAGTCGCCCAAGATTCCGCTCGAAGCGTCGCTACGTGCTCACTGGCTGGCGGTGGAAGGCGTGCAACCGACCGTGCCGGAGAATCCACCCCCATTGTCCAAGGATGTGCAAGCACTGGATTCGGTCAATCCTGCTCATAAGCTGGACAAAACAAACCTGAAGGATACGACCGGCAAACCGACCATTAACAAGCACAAGTTAAAGAACTCGGAAACGGTGCAGGTGAAGCAGCTGGCCCAACACGAACTTTCCGTCGAGCAGCAGCTCTACTACAAGGAAATCACGGAAGCCTGTGTCGGATCGGATGAGGCACGACGGGCCGAAGCACTGACATCGCTGTCCAGCGATCCGGGTCTGCACGAAATGCTTCCGCGAATGTGTACATTTATCGCGGAAGGCGTAAAGGTGAACGTGGTCCAAAACAATCTCGCCCTGTTAATCTATCTAATGCGAATGGTTCGCGCCCTGCTGGACAATCCTGCCCTCTATCTAGAGAAATAT CTCCACGAACTCATTCCCTGTGTTTCAACGTGCATCGTATCGCGGCAGCTTTGTATGCGACCGGAACTGGACAATCACTGGGCGTTGCGTGACTTCGCCGCCCGGCTAATGGCACAGATCTGTAAAACGTTCAACACATCCACAAACAATCTGCAAACGCGCGTGACGCGACTGTTCAGTGCCGCACTGCAAAACGACAAGACACCACTATCGTCGATGTATGGAGCCCTGCAGGGGTTGTCCGAGCTGGGGACGGAAGTTACCAAGGTGTTCATCATACCGCGACTCAAATTTATCTCCGAGCGCGTTGAACCACTGCTTCAAGGTATTACTAGCAACATTAGCAACACGGACAAGATTGCCGCTGGTCACATTCGGACAATGCTGCTGAAGGGCGTACCACCCATACTGAAAACGCTCCGCAATCCCCCCGATTTGGTAGAAGATTATAAGCGAGATTACGGGTGCTTGGGACAAACGCTACACCAGGCGGTGGTTAAGGCCCGTTCTGCTTCACCCTCATCGGGAGCACCCGGATCGGGTGGTCCATCTGGGACAAGTTCTGCACCATCGGTTACTACCTCTATTACTGTGAGTACtagcagcaacagtagcaaCACGATAGTCCTATCGGCGGCACCACCATCGCGACCCCACACACCCCAGTCGTCCACCATAGCCAAAACGATGGCAGCAACAGCTTCAATACAGcgaccagcaacagcaacgggTGGGTCCGGTATGGCGCAAGTGCAATCACAGCAAAAGTTTGTTATAGTACCGCAACGAACGCAAACACCTTCTCCTTCGCAAG ACGATTTTGTAGGTCCCATCATTCAGCGACAGAGCAGCGTATCCAGCGGTACGCCCATAGCAACGACCGGTACCGCTGTACAATTGCAATCGAGCATGATCAAGCTGGAATCGGGAACGCTTGCAACGGGACCGAATGTGCCATCAGCGAGTGGTACGGCAATTGGCCAGAAGGTGGTCATCATAAATCAATCCCAAACCGGACCGGCGGCCAATATAATTGCCAAACCAACGGCTTACATACCTACCGGCACTGGTGGTAACATGCAGGAGGTACAGGACGATATCATTCAAGTTCCTCCCGAACTAGACGACCTATCGCATTTAGAATAA
- the LOC128707927 gene encoding protein-lysine N-methyltransferase EEF2KMT, with the protein MKPNVCLETTVENILQAASTDQTDDSALRIVSKQFLCGTPVRSIRWHGLFERELAWDEQAALLDITVDHPLVRRYPLSVEYQAAFLKYIIAKLSSMNVEQHDRMYEKYCAMLSPGTELPLDDPSIGLSYKHYELPHGQGVISLKESSAFVSDGTTGLCSWQAAKALCEHISNNRDDFHGRNILELGSGVGLSGIYLAKCYEPSIIVMSDCHSSVLTALKENVRLNFPNAAPVDCDNPLVSLLLDSGNTLMGVMDLDWQYISASNLSQLIEPDVIVAADIVYDHTLFPALMSTLNYIFCLSHNRCKFVLACTERNQDTLNEFLQLLITAKFRINEETVSPSRHFHWDSSASNIRIFTITRAFS; encoded by the exons ATGAAACCGAACGTATGTCTCGAAACGACCGTAGAGAACATACTGCAAGCCGCATCAACCGACCAAACGGACGACAGTGCGCTAAGGATCGTGAGCAAACAATTCCTCTGTGGCACTCCGGTTCGATCGATCCGGTGGCAT GGTCTGTTTGAGCGCGAACTAGCCTGGGACGAGCAGGCCGCTTTACTGGACATCACGGTAGATCATCCGCTGGTGCGCCGCTATCCGCTCAGTGTCGAGTACCAGGCAGCGTTTCTGAAATATATCATCGCCAAGCTGTCCAGCATGAACGTTGAGCAACACGATCGGATGTACGAGAAGTATTGCGCGATGCTGTCACCCGGTACCGAGCTACCCTTGGACGATCCGTCGATCGGGCTAAGCTACAAACACTACGAACTACCGCACGGGCAGGGCGTTATATCGCTGAAGGAATCCAGCGCCTTCGTATCGGACGGAACGACCGGACTGTGTAGCTGGCAGGCGGCCAAAGCACTCTGCGAACACATATCGAACAATCGGGATGATTTCCACGGGCGGAACATACTGGAGCTTGGTTCCGGTGTCGGTTTGTCCGGTATCTATCTAGCGAAATGCTACGAACCCTCGATCATCGTCATGTCGGATTGTCACTCCTCGGTACTGACAGCGTTGAAGGAAAACGTACGGCTTAACTTCCCCAATGCGGCACCGGTCGATTGTGACAATCCGCTTGTTAGTCTGCTGCTGGATAGTGGCAACACGCTGATGGGCGTGATGGATCTCGACTGGCAGTACATTAGTGCGTCCAACCTAAGCCAGCTGATCGAACCGGACGTGATCGTGGCAGCGGACATCGTGTACGATCACACGCTCTTTCCAGCGCTGATGTCCACGTTGAACTACATATTCTGTCTGTCGCACAATCGGTGCAAGTTTGTGCTTGCCTGCACCGAACGGAACCAGGACACGTTGAATGAGTTTCTGCAGCTGTTGA TCACCGCAAAGTTTCGCATCAACGAAGAGACGGTTTCACCATCGCGCCACTTTCACTGGGATAGTAGCGCATCCAACATACGTATCTTTACCATAACGAGAGCCTTCTCATAA